One Gammaproteobacteria bacterium DNA segment encodes these proteins:
- a CDS encoding glycosyltransferase family 2 protein → MSLFLVMATYNGESFLREQLDSLVGQSVREWTLLIRDDGSHDATVAILDEYAGRDGRIRRVEDGLGGLGAVANFARLMEQARDRGASRLFLVDQDDVWMPGKIAGELALLEEGEGRFGAGTPLLVHSDMAVVDEFCRERSPSFMDYQMIRHEEQDPLCVLVVQNFVTGCTALLNRPLLELALPIPDGVPMHDWWLALVAVAAGRILYLPRATLCYRQHGANQVGASGVWRTAWRSLTGRGPGRGMMADFARSVHQAQLLVERLKKSGLYREGDPEHSLLRAYCELFGARLPWYRRVMGLRRLGVRRQHPIRQFRLYLQAALWGGRRRRLQGLSHRKPG, encoded by the coding sequence TTGAGCCTTTTTCTGGTGATGGCCACCTACAACGGGGAGAGCTTCCTCCGCGAGCAACTCGATAGTCTCGTCGGGCAGAGTGTCCGGGAGTGGACCCTGCTGATACGGGACGATGGCTCCCATGACGCCACGGTGGCAATCCTCGACGAGTATGCCGGGAGGGACGGCAGAATCCGCAGGGTCGAGGATGGGCTGGGCGGGCTCGGGGCGGTGGCCAATTTCGCGCGTCTGATGGAGCAGGCCCGCGACCGGGGGGCGAGCCGTCTCTTTCTGGTGGATCAGGACGATGTGTGGATGCCCGGCAAGATCGCGGGGGAGTTGGCGCTGTTGGAAGAGGGGGAGGGGCGGTTCGGCGCCGGCACGCCGCTTCTGGTCCACTCCGACATGGCGGTGGTCGATGAGTTCTGCAGGGAGCGGAGCCCTTCGTTCATGGACTACCAGATGATTCGCCATGAGGAACAGGATCCCTTGTGCGTTCTGGTGGTACAGAATTTCGTGACCGGCTGCACGGCGCTCCTCAATCGCCCCCTCCTCGAACTGGCCCTCCCCATCCCCGATGGGGTTCCGATGCACGATTGGTGGCTCGCGCTGGTGGCTGTGGCGGCGGGGCGAATCCTCTATCTGCCGCGTGCAACCCTCTGCTATCGACAGCATGGCGCCAACCAGGTGGGGGCGAGTGGCGTATGGCGCACGGCGTGGCGCTCGTTGACGGGCCGTGGCCCCGGGCGGGGGATGATGGCGGACTTCGCGCGTAGCGTTCATCAGGCACAGCTTCTGGTCGAGCGCTTGAAAAAGAGTGGCCTCTACCGCGAGGGCGATCCGGAGCACTCGCTGTTGCGTGCCTACTGCGAGCTGTTCGGGGCACGGTTGCCGTGGTACCGGCGGGTGATGGGGCTCAGGCGCCTCGGGGTGAGGCGGCAGCACCCCATCCGCCAATTCCGGCTATATCTCCAGGCGGCGCTCTGGGGCGGAAGGCGGCGGCGCCTGCAGGGCCTCTCTCACCGGAAGCCGGGGTGA
- a CDS encoding group II intron maturase-specific domain-containing protein has product MARIVADLNPMLRGWFVYFQHAHPWTFPRVDGFVRRRLRALLRKQQKRPGAGHCQSDHLRWPNAFFAAAGLFTMTEARTLASQSR; this is encoded by the coding sequence CTGGCGCGGATTGTGGCCGACCTGAACCCGATGCTGCGTGGCTGGTTCGTGTATTTCCAGCACGCGCACCCGTGGACCTTTCCTCGCGTGGACGGTTTTGTCCGACGTCGATTACGGGCGCTGTTGCGCAAGCAGCAGAAGCGCCCGGGAGCGGGTCATTGTCAGTCCGACCATCTCCGCTGGCCGAACGCGTTCTTCGCTGCGGCTGGGCTTTTCACCATGACCGAAGCCCGGACGTTGGCGAGCCAATCCCGATGA
- a CDS encoding SDR family oxidoreductase: MNPDERILVTGATGLIGGALIARLLLDGVGSVRATVRGLAGGLSAAVEVKPIGDLGPATDWSRALGDVTAVVHTAARVHVMREQAADPLAVYRRDNVEGTLQLARQAAESGVRRFVFLSSIKVNGEETLPGRPCRAADAPRPEDAYGISKLEAEQGLMNLAQEAGMEVVILRPPLVYGPGVKGNFAALIKALARGLPLPLGAITDNRRSLVGLDNLVDLIRVCLEHPAAANQVFLAGDGEDLSTAELLRRLGQALGRPARLIPVPPALMKAGARALGREGVCRRLCGSLQVDIAPTCERLDWTPPLGVDEALARTVRG; encoded by the coding sequence ATGAACCCGGATGAGCGGATACTCGTTACCGGGGCGACCGGTCTCATCGGCGGTGCCCTGATCGCGCGCCTGTTGCTGGACGGGGTCGGCAGCGTGCGCGCGACGGTGCGGGGCCTTGCTGGCGGGCTGTCGGCAGCGGTGGAAGTGAAACCGATCGGAGATCTCGGCCCCGCAACCGACTGGAGCCGTGCACTGGGCGATGTGACCGCCGTGGTTCACACCGCGGCCCGGGTGCACGTGATGCGAGAACAGGCGGCCGATCCCCTGGCTGTTTACCGGCGGGACAATGTAGAGGGCACCTTGCAGCTGGCGCGCCAGGCGGCTGAATCAGGGGTGCGCCGGTTCGTCTTTCTCAGCTCCATCAAGGTCAATGGGGAAGAAACGCTGCCGGGCCGGCCCTGTCGTGCGGCGGATGCACCACGGCCCGAGGACGCCTACGGGATTTCCAAGCTGGAGGCCGAGCAGGGCTTGATGAACCTGGCGCAGGAGGCCGGCATGGAGGTGGTCATCCTTCGACCGCCGCTGGTCTACGGACCGGGGGTGAAAGGCAATTTCGCGGCCCTGATCAAGGCGCTGGCCCGGGGTTTGCCGCTGCCGCTGGGGGCCATCACCGACAATCGCCGCAGCCTGGTCGGGCTGGACAATCTGGTGGATCTGATCCGCGTCTGTCTTGAGCATCCGGCGGCGGCAAATCAGGTCTTTCTGGCCGGGGATGGCGAGGATCTTTCCACCGCGGAGCTGTTGCGGCGGCTCGGGCAGGCTCTGGGGCGGCCGGCACGGCTGATCCCGGTGCCGCCGGCCCTGATGAAGGCGGGGGCTCGGGCTCTGGGCCGGGAGGGCGTCTGCCGGCGGCTGTGCGGCTCGCTGCAGGTGGACATCGCGCCGACTTGTGAGCGACTGGACTGGACCCCGCCGTTGGGCGTGGACGAGGCGCTGGCCCGGACGGTTCGGGGATGA
- a CDS encoding glycosyltransferase family 2 protein, producing the protein MSISLVTFAPSKEVLRDTLESVALSLRRALASGEIGKARVMLVDNGPDDGASACVAGLASALRRRGIETEVVSGHGNVGYGRGNNLAMERCAGDFHLVLNPDVVVEERALATGVAYLAAHPDVVLIAPAVIGQESDARHLCKRHPTVIDLLLRGFAPNFVKRLFQRRLDHYELADVRDGSVAVDVPIVSGSFMLCRGEALRAVGGFDPAFFMYFEDFDLSLRLGWRGRVELLPAMRIRHAGGGAARKGRRHIIWFGRSAVRFFSKHGWRWW; encoded by the coding sequence TTGAGCATCTCCCTGGTCACCTTCGCGCCCAGCAAGGAGGTGTTGAGGGATACCCTGGAGAGCGTCGCGTTATCGCTAAGGCGGGCGCTCGCCAGCGGGGAGATCGGCAAGGCGCGGGTGATGTTGGTCGATAATGGCCCCGATGACGGTGCCTCGGCGTGTGTCGCGGGCCTCGCCTCTGCGCTGCGCCGGAGGGGGATCGAGACGGAGGTGGTCAGTGGTCACGGCAATGTCGGTTACGGACGGGGCAACAACCTGGCCATGGAGCGCTGCGCGGGTGATTTCCACTTGGTCCTCAACCCTGATGTGGTCGTGGAGGAGCGGGCGCTGGCAACCGGCGTCGCATATCTGGCCGCCCACCCCGACGTGGTCCTTATCGCTCCGGCGGTCATCGGGCAGGAATCGGATGCGCGGCATCTGTGCAAGCGTCACCCGACGGTTATTGACCTGCTGCTTCGAGGGTTTGCGCCGAACTTCGTTAAGCGTCTCTTCCAGAGGCGTCTCGACCATTATGAGCTGGCCGACGTTCGGGATGGATCGGTGGCGGTGGATGTGCCCATCGTCAGCGGCAGCTTCATGCTCTGCCGTGGCGAGGCGCTGCGTGCGGTGGGGGGATTCGACCCGGCCTTTTTCATGTACTTTGAGGACTTCGATCTCTCCCTGCGCCTCGGTTGGCGGGGACGGGTGGAGCTGCTTCCGGCGATGCGGATCCGCCACGCCGGCGGCGGTGCCGCTCGCAAGGGGCGGCGGCACATTATCTGGTTCGGCCGATCGGCCGTGCGTTTCTTCAGCAAGCACGGCTGGAGGTGGTGGTGA
- a CDS encoding SapC family protein: MTEWIALSRSQHAGRHYLPREGYAFATNQAVASILLAELAKLLPHYALGFIEQGEGHQPVALLSLDLQTNLYVAPNGKWLGSYVPASLRGYPFTLANTEDGQKALCIDQAYFASDQGEPLFDTDGNLGQQVARTLDFLEQCEKNRPVTLAATKALSDAGVIEPWPLQIERGEGQEPLKLNGLFRVSEEALNALEADAYTQLRGGPMALAHAQLFSMSQLNQLTERARFHAQHHSAAKLPESLDALFREDDDLAFDFNN, from the coding sequence ATGACAGAGTGGATCGCATTATCCCGCAGCCAGCACGCTGGCAGGCACTATCTGCCCCGCGAGGGCTACGCCTTCGCCACCAACCAGGCCGTTGCGAGTATCCTGTTGGCCGAACTGGCCAAGCTGCTGCCGCACTATGCACTGGGCTTCATCGAGCAGGGGGAGGGCCACCAACCCGTAGCGCTGCTGAGCCTCGATCTTCAGACGAATCTCTACGTCGCGCCCAACGGCAAATGGCTGGGCAGCTACGTACCGGCTAGCCTTCGCGGTTACCCGTTCACCTTGGCCAACACCGAGGATGGGCAGAAGGCGCTGTGTATCGATCAGGCGTATTTTGCCAGCGATCAGGGCGAACCACTGTTTGATACCGACGGCAATCTCGGTCAGCAGGTAGCCAGGACGCTGGATTTTCTGGAACAGTGCGAGAAGAACCGGCCGGTGACCCTGGCCGCGACCAAAGCCCTCAGCGATGCCGGTGTCATCGAGCCGTGGCCTCTGCAGATTGAGCGCGGTGAAGGGCAGGAACCGCTCAAACTCAACGGCCTGTTCCGAGTGAGCGAGGAAGCGCTGAACGCGCTGGAGGCCGACGCCTATACCCAATTGCGTGGCGGACCGATGGCACTGGCCCATGCTCAGTTGTTCTCCATGAGCCAACTCAATCAGCTCACCGAGCGTGCCAGGTTTCATGCCCAGCACCACAGTGCCGCCAAACTCCCCGAATCCCTTGATGCGCTGTTCAGGGAAGATGACGATCTTGCCTTCGATTTCAATAATTGA
- a CDS encoding reverse transcriptase domain-containing protein, producing the protein MEIPKGTGTRPLGIPTVKDRIVQAAMKRVLEPIFERQFLPMSYGFRPGRGCKDALREVDGLVREGYTHVVDADLAQYFDTIPHEALMARVEDRISDGRILDLLRAWLRQDVVAEIARWTPTRGSPQGAVISPLLANLYLHGLDVHMTQRGYRMVRYADDLVILCASPDEAQEALQELRHWVEANGLQLHPEKTRVGDCRQPGKALSFSGTGLKRDGGGYARRAARPFTTGSGPKPGAVVGIRWRGLWPT; encoded by the coding sequence GTGGAGATTCCGAAGGGGACAGGGACGCGTCCCCTGGGCATTCCGACGGTGAAGGACCGGATTGTGCAGGCGGCGATGAAGCGGGTGCTCGAGCCGATTTTCGAGCGCCAGTTTTTGCCGATGAGTTACGGGTTTCGCCCGGGTCGCGGGTGCAAGGATGCGCTGCGGGAAGTGGATGGGCTGGTTCGGGAGGGCTACACCCATGTGGTGGATGCCGACCTGGCCCAGTACTTCGACACCATCCCGCACGAAGCGTTGATGGCCCGGGTCGAGGACCGGATCAGCGATGGTCGGATCCTCGACCTGCTGCGCGCCTGGTTGCGCCAGGACGTGGTGGCGGAGATAGCGCGCTGGACGCCGACCCGGGGCTCGCCCCAAGGGGCGGTGATCAGTCCGTTACTCGCGAATCTGTACCTGCACGGGCTGGATGTACACATGACCCAGCGCGGCTATCGGATGGTTCGGTATGCTGACGACCTCGTGATCCTGTGTGCCAGTCCGGACGAAGCCCAGGAGGCGCTGCAGGAGTTGCGGCACTGGGTGGAGGCCAATGGTCTGCAACTGCACCCGGAGAAGACCCGTGTGGGGGATTGCCGGCAGCCCGGGAAGGCTTTGAGTTTCTCGGGTACCGGTTTGAAGCGGGACGGCGGTGGGTACGCAAGAAGAGCCGCAAGGCCCTTTACGACCGGGTCCGGGCCAAAACCCGGCGCAGTCGTGGGGATTCGCTGGCGCGGATTGTGGCCGACCTGA
- a CDS encoding Uma2 family endonuclease has protein sequence MKHDIYAALEALPEGVAGEIIDGQLHTQPRPAGCHLRATSVLDRRLGGAFDDGVGGPGGWWILIEPEIHFVRNTEVLVPDLAGWRRERMPVLPEDQRFEVVPDWVCEILSPSTASKDREVKMPVYAAYGVAYAWLVDPGPRTLETYALRDGGWELLRRYEEGDVVDAAPFAEAGFRVADLWA, from the coding sequence TTGAAGCACGACATCTATGCTGCCCTGGAGGCCCTGCCGGAGGGTGTGGCCGGGGAGATCATCGATGGCCAGCTCCATACCCAGCCGCGGCCGGCGGGGTGCCACCTGCGTGCCACTTCGGTACTGGACCGTCGTCTCGGCGGTGCCTTTGACGATGGCGTCGGCGGGCCGGGCGGTTGGTGGATCCTGATCGAGCCCGAGATCCATTTCGTGCGCAACACCGAGGTGCTGGTACCGGATCTGGCAGGTTGGCGCCGCGAGCGCATGCCGGTGCTGCCGGAGGATCAGCGTTTCGAGGTGGTGCCGGACTGGGTGTGCGAAATCCTCTCACCGTCCACTGCGAGCAAGGACCGCGAGGTGAAGATGCCGGTCTACGCCGCCTATGGCGTGGCCTATGCCTGGCTGGTGGATCCGGGGCCGCGTACGTTGGAGACGTATGCCCTGCGCGATGGGGGCTGGGAATTGCTGCGGCGCTACGAAGAGGGTGACGTCGTGGATGCCGCCCCATTCGCCGAGGCTGGGTTCCGGGTGGCGGATCTCTGGGCGTAA
- a CDS encoding group II intron maturase-specific domain-containing protein produces MTQRGYRMVRYADDLVILCASPDEAQEALQELRHWVEANGLQLHPEKTRVGDCRQPGEGFEFLGYRFEAGRRWVRKKSRKALYDRVRAKTRRSRGDSLARIVADLNPMLRGWFVYFQHAHPWTFPRVDGFVRRRLRALLRKQQKCPGAGHCQSEHLRWPNAFFAAAGLFTMTEARTLASQSR; encoded by the coding sequence ATGACCCAGCGCGGCTATCGGATGGTTCGGTATGCTGACGACCTCGTGATCCTGTGTGCCAGTCCGGACGAAGCCCAGGAGGCGCTGCAGGAGTTGCGGCACTGGGTGGAGGCCAATGGTCTGCAACTGCACCCGGAGAAGACCCGTGTGGGGGATTGCCGGCAGCCCGGGGAAGGCTTTGAGTTTCTCGGGTACCGGTTCGAAGCGGGACGGCGGTGGGTACGCAAGAAGAGCCGCAAGGCCCTTTACGACCGGGTCCGGGCCAAAACCCGGCGCAGTCGTGGGGATTCGCTGGCGCGGATTGTGGCCGACCTGAACCCGATGCTGCGTGGCTGGTTCGTGTATTTCCAGCACGCGCACCCGTGGACCTTTCCTCGCGTGGACGGTTTTGTCCGACGTCGATTACGGGCGCTGTTGCGCAAGCAGCAGAAGTGCCCGGGAGCGGGTCATTGTCAGTCCGAGCATCTCCGCTGGCCGAACGCGTTCTTCGCTGCGGCTGGGCTTTTCACCATGACCGAAGCCCGGACGTTGGCGAGCCAATCCCGATGA
- a CDS encoding DUF4351 domain-containing protein: MPDQSISDDHDSPWKEALERYFPEFLALLFPEVHAGNDWSRGHSFLDKELQQVVRDAEAGRRHADKLVRVCAADGAETWVLVHVEVQGRPEAAFAERMFTYHYRLLDRYARDVVSLAVLADASPGFRPSSYRRGRWGCELAFRFPVAKLLDWAAEPAWSKLEASESCFALVVMAQIRARATRDAEQRRAWKFRLVRLMYDRRYSRDVILELFRVIDWMIRLPEDLEEAFREELYQLEEAKRMPYVTTVERAGIEKGLQQGLAQGQKQGQKQGEAAVLLRQLTRKFGLAAAEAHRAPIEAADAETLLAWSERILDAETPEDIFDAE; this comes from the coding sequence ATGCCCGACCAATCTATCTCCGACGACCACGACAGCCCCTGGAAGGAGGCGCTGGAGCGCTACTTCCCGGAGTTCCTGGCGCTGCTCTTTCCCGAGGTCCACGCCGGCAACGACTGGTCCCGCGGCCACAGCTTTCTCGACAAGGAGCTCCAGCAGGTGGTGCGTGACGCCGAGGCCGGCCGGCGCCACGCCGACAAGCTGGTGCGGGTGTGTGCCGCCGACGGGGCCGAGACCTGGGTGTTGGTGCACGTGGAGGTGCAGGGCCGGCCGGAGGCGGCCTTCGCCGAGCGGATGTTCACCTATCACTACCGTCTTCTGGATCGCTACGCCCGTGACGTGGTGAGTCTGGCCGTGCTGGCCGACGCCTCGCCGGGCTTTCGGCCAAGCAGCTACCGCCGCGGGCGCTGGGGTTGTGAGTTGGCCTTTCGCTTCCCGGTGGCGAAGCTGCTGGACTGGGCGGCCGAGCCGGCCTGGTCAAAGCTGGAGGCGAGCGAGAGCTGCTTCGCCCTGGTGGTGATGGCGCAGATCCGGGCGCGGGCGACGCGCGATGCCGAGCAGCGCCGGGCCTGGAAGTTCCGCCTGGTGCGGCTGATGTATGATCGGCGCTACAGCCGCGATGTTATACTGGAGTTGTTCCGGGTGATCGACTGGATGATCCGGTTGCCCGAGGATCTGGAAGAGGCGTTTCGTGAAGAACTCTACCAACTGGAGGAGGCCAAGCGCATGCCTTATGTGACCACCGTGGAGCGTGCCGGCATCGAGAAGGGCCTGCAACAGGGTCTGGCGCAGGGTCAGAAGCAGGGCCAGAAGCAGGGTGAGGCTGCGGTGCTGCTGCGCCAGCTCACCCGCAAGTTTGGCCTGGCGGCGGCCGAGGCCCACCGCGCACCCATCGAGGCCGCCGACGCCGAGACGCTGCTCGCCTGGAGCGAGCGCATCCTCGATGCCGAAACACCCGAAGACATCTTCGACGCGGAGTAA
- a CDS encoding glycosyltransferase family 4 protein: MSAIGLAMAAFGAALVLTAMVRVYAVRRELLDTPNARSSHTVPTPRGGGVSIVLVYLVATAFAALAGWIDAAAALGLGGGALGVTAVGFWDDHGHVSRRLRFAVHLGAAVWALAWLGGLPPLPLGSGSVDLGLAGDALAAVAIVWLLNLYNFMDGIDGIAATEAITVAAGGALILLLGGTPGAAGWLFWLAASAAGFLVWNWPPARIFMGDAGSGFLGFAFGALAVATSHGGAINLWSWAILLAAFIGDATWTLLRRLARRDTWYEAHRSHAYQIAARRWGSHLKVTLLVGAFNLLWLLPLALLAANRPGWGWALALLAYLPVVAAGVGLGAGLPDDQVSRPVAGSGGGQRSARRS, encoded by the coding sequence ATGAGTGCCATTGGACTCGCTATGGCCGCCTTCGGCGCGGCCCTGGTGCTCACGGCGATGGTGCGCGTTTATGCGGTGCGCCGAGAGCTTCTGGATACCCCCAACGCCCGCAGTTCCCATACCGTGCCCACGCCGCGGGGCGGCGGTGTTTCCATCGTTCTGGTCTACCTGGTGGCCACGGCTTTCGCGGCGTTGGCCGGCTGGATCGATGCCGCCGCGGCGCTCGGCCTTGGCGGCGGCGCCTTGGGCGTCACCGCGGTGGGTTTCTGGGACGACCACGGCCACGTTTCCCGGCGGCTGCGCTTCGCCGTGCACCTGGGCGCGGCGGTGTGGGCGCTCGCCTGGCTCGGCGGCCTGCCGCCATTGCCGCTCGGTTCAGGGTCGGTGGATTTGGGCCTGGCGGGGGATGCGCTGGCGGCGGTGGCCATCGTCTGGCTACTCAACCTGTACAACTTCATGGACGGCATCGATGGCATAGCGGCCACGGAGGCCATTACGGTGGCTGCGGGTGGGGCGCTCATCTTGCTGCTCGGTGGCACCCCCGGGGCGGCTGGCTGGCTGTTCTGGCTGGCCGCCTCGGCCGCCGGCTTCCTGGTCTGGAACTGGCCGCCAGCCAGGATCTTCATGGGCGACGCGGGCAGCGGCTTCCTCGGTTTCGCTTTCGGCGCGCTCGCGGTGGCGACCAGCCACGGCGGCGCCATCAACCTGTGGAGCTGGGCGATCCTGCTGGCCGCCTTCATCGGCGACGCCACCTGGACGCTGCTGCGGCGCCTGGCCCGGCGGGACACCTGGTACGAGGCCCACCGCTCCCACGCCTACCAGATCGCCGCGCGGCGCTGGGGCAGCCATCTCAAGGTCACCCTGCTGGTGGGTGCCTTCAACCTGCTGTGGCTGCTGCCCCTGGCACTGCTCGCCGCGAACCGGCCGGGCTGGGGCTGGGCGCTGGCGCTGCTCGCCTACCTGCCGGTGGTGGCGGCGGGCGTGGGTCTCGGGGCGGGGCTGCCGGACGACCAGGTGTCGCGGCCGGTGGCCGGGTCTGGCGGCGGGCAACGCTCGGCGCGCCGTTCCTGA